A single Cryomorphaceae bacterium DNA region contains:
- the murQ gene encoding N-acetylmuramic acid 6-phosphate etherase, with translation MDKETEKSSKYDHLEHMALGKLLENINREDQTVPLAVERSLPQIEALAEAVYQKMSSGGRLFYLGAGTSGRLGIVDASECPPTFGVPHDWVIGIIAGGDSAIRKAVEFAEDDRSGGWKDLQEHGVSESDVVVGIAASGTTPYVVGALASCREAQITTGCITCNTETPLSKEADFPVEVIVGPEFVTGSTRMKAGTAQKLVLNMLTTSTMIRLGRVQGNKMVDMQLSNDKLVARGTYMVMQATGLDEPTAQKLLLQEGSVRAAVHTFEHGST, from the coding sequence ATGGATAAGGAAACCGAAAAGAGCAGTAAATACGATCACCTAGAACACATGGCTCTGGGAAAACTCCTGGAGAACATCAATCGTGAGGATCAGACGGTACCTCTCGCTGTTGAACGGTCACTTCCTCAAATTGAAGCACTGGCCGAGGCCGTTTATCAAAAAATGTCCTCAGGTGGACGTTTGTTTTATCTGGGTGCTGGAACGAGTGGTCGGTTGGGCATTGTGGATGCGAGCGAGTGTCCGCCCACCTTTGGTGTTCCGCACGATTGGGTGATTGGCATCATTGCCGGAGGGGACAGCGCGATACGGAAGGCTGTGGAATTTGCCGAAGACGATCGTTCGGGTGGATGGAAAGATCTTCAGGAACACGGGGTATCAGAGTCCGATGTAGTCGTGGGAATTGCCGCCTCTGGAACAACGCCCTATGTTGTTGGAGCTTTAGCATCGTGCCGTGAGGCACAAATCACAACCGGCTGCATTACCTGCAACACCGAGACCCCCTTGAGCAAGGAAGCGGATTTTCCGGTAGAGGTTATCGTGGGGCCAGAATTTGTGACCGGGAGCACACGTATGAAAGCGGGAACAGCTCAGAAGCTAGTGCTCAATATGCTAACCACCAGCACTATGATCCGACTGGGTCGCGTGCAGGGAAACAAGATGGTGGATATGCAATTGAGCAATGATAAACTGGTAGCACGCGGGACCTATATGGTGATGCAAGCCACGGGATTAGACGAACCAACGGCGCAAAAATTGCTCCTTCAGGAAGGGAGCGTTCGCGCTGCAGTTCATACATTTGAGCATGGCAGTACCTAA
- a CDS encoding transketolase codes for MSIDSNPKTEQDISFEDFKAEVIKDYQTGVESREASLLGRREVLTGKAKFGIFGDGKEVAQLAMAKVFQNGDFRSGYYRDQTFMMSIGALSIQQHFAALYAHPDIDIEPASAGRQMGGHFATQSLTPDGEWKSLTDQKNSSADISPTAGQMARLVGLAQASKIYRQHEGLKDRSQFSRSGNEIAFGTIGNASTSEGVFFEAINAIGVLQVPVIMSVWDDEYGISVPAKYQTTKENISEILKGFQRDEHGAGFEIIKVKGWDYPGLVEAYQKAERIARDEHVPVLIHVVEVTQPQGHSTSGSHERYKSPERLQWEQDHDCLVKMKQWMVESAIASEEELEALEKDAVKAVRQAKAAAWKAFLAPIKEESTRAIELIKALAKTSGQKAFIAKIADDLAAAMDPIRRDVHHAVRRALWLSRGESSNERNALKGFLEAEQKSNADRYNSHLYSESAHSALNVTGVKPEYGSSPEEVDARIILRDNFDRILSEHPDTLIFGEDSGKIGDVNQGLEGLQDKHGELRVFDTGIRESTIVGQGVGMAMRGLRPIAEIQYLDYLLYALQTMSDDLATVHYRTKGRQKAPLIIRTRGHRLEGIWHSGSPMGMIINACRGIHVLVPRNMTQAAGFYNTLLDSDDPGLIVECLNGYRLKEKMPENLGELRTPLGVPEVIREGEDVTLVTYGSNCRIAQEAAQYLSELGVSMEIIDVQSLMPFDLNHMIGERLKKTNRIVFLDEDVPGGASAYMMQKVLEEQGGYYHLDSEPITLASKEHRPAYGSDGDYFSKPSADDVVEAVYKMMHEADPVNFPAL; via the coding sequence ATGAGCATCGATTCCAACCCTAAAACGGAACAGGATATTTCTTTCGAGGACTTTAAAGCAGAAGTCATCAAGGATTATCAGACTGGTGTGGAATCCCGCGAGGCCAGCCTGCTCGGTCGCAGAGAGGTGCTGACTGGAAAAGCAAAGTTTGGCATTTTTGGAGACGGGAAAGAAGTAGCCCAATTGGCTATGGCCAAGGTGTTCCAAAACGGTGACTTCCGATCAGGTTATTACCGAGATCAAACCTTTATGATGTCCATTGGTGCATTGTCCATACAGCAGCATTTTGCAGCGTTGTATGCCCATCCCGACATCGACATTGAGCCCGCTTCCGCTGGCCGCCAAATGGGCGGACACTTCGCTACTCAGTCATTGACTCCAGATGGAGAATGGAAATCCTTAACGGACCAAAAGAACTCGAGCGCAGACATCTCCCCTACCGCGGGCCAAATGGCTCGACTGGTTGGATTGGCTCAAGCATCCAAGATTTACCGTCAGCACGAAGGCCTGAAGGATCGAAGTCAGTTCTCCCGTTCTGGAAATGAAATCGCATTTGGAACCATCGGAAATGCTTCTACCTCTGAGGGTGTATTCTTCGAGGCGATCAACGCCATAGGGGTATTGCAAGTACCCGTCATCATGTCCGTTTGGGACGATGAGTACGGAATTTCAGTTCCCGCAAAATACCAAACGACCAAAGAAAACATTAGCGAAATCCTCAAAGGGTTTCAGCGGGATGAGCATGGCGCTGGCTTTGAAATCATCAAAGTCAAGGGTTGGGATTATCCGGGACTCGTGGAGGCCTATCAAAAAGCCGAGCGTATTGCCCGTGATGAGCACGTACCCGTCTTGATTCATGTGGTGGAGGTTACACAACCTCAAGGCCACAGTACCTCGGGAAGTCATGAGCGTTACAAAAGCCCTGAGCGCCTTCAATGGGAGCAGGATCATGATTGTTTGGTGAAGATGAAGCAGTGGATGGTCGAGTCCGCTATTGCTTCAGAGGAAGAGCTTGAAGCGCTGGAGAAGGATGCAGTAAAGGCTGTGAGACAAGCCAAAGCCGCGGCATGGAAGGCCTTTTTGGCTCCCATCAAGGAAGAATCTACTCGAGCCATTGAGCTTATTAAGGCTTTGGCCAAAACGAGCGGACAGAAAGCCTTTATCGCAAAAATCGCTGATGACCTAGCCGCTGCAATGGACCCCATTCGAAGAGATGTTCATCACGCTGTGCGCAGAGCACTCTGGCTATCGCGTGGAGAATCGTCAAACGAACGCAATGCGCTCAAAGGATTCTTGGAGGCGGAGCAAAAGTCCAATGCGGATCGCTATAACTCACACCTCTACAGTGAATCGGCTCATTCGGCATTGAATGTCACAGGAGTAAAGCCTGAGTATGGATCCTCTCCGGAAGAGGTAGATGCTCGAATCATATTGAGGGACAATTTTGACCGAATCTTGAGTGAACATCCCGATACACTGATCTTCGGTGAAGACAGTGGAAAAATTGGAGATGTGAATCAAGGACTAGAAGGCCTACAGGACAAGCACGGAGAGCTTCGAGTATTCGATACGGGTATTCGAGAGAGCACCATCGTAGGCCAAGGAGTAGGAATGGCCATGCGTGGACTCCGACCCATTGCGGAGATTCAGTATTTGGACTACCTCCTTTATGCACTCCAAACCATGAGTGATGACCTAGCAACGGTACACTACAGAACCAAGGGACGTCAAAAAGCACCTCTGATTATCCGAACGCGTGGTCACCGACTCGAAGGTATCTGGCATTCAGGTTCACCAATGGGGATGATCATCAACGCCTGTCGCGGGATTCACGTCTTGGTTCCTCGAAACATGACACAGGCCGCAGGTTTTTACAATACCTTATTGGATAGTGATGATCCTGGACTCATTGTCGAGTGCTTGAATGGATACCGACTCAAGGAGAAGATGCCTGAGAACCTTGGGGAGCTCCGGACACCGCTTGGTGTACCTGAAGTGATACGTGAAGGTGAAGATGTTACCCTTGTTACCTATGGTTCCAATTGCCGTATTGCACAAGAAGCTGCTCAGTACTTGAGCGAACTGGGTGTTTCAATGGAAATTATTGATGTTCAGAGCCTTATGCCCTTTGACCTCAATCACATGATTGGTGAAAGATTAAAGAAAACCAATCGTATTGTCTTCCTAGACGAGGACGTGCCTGGAGGTGCCTCTGCTTATATGATGCAGAAGGTGCTCGAGGAACAAGGCGGGTATTACCACTTGGATAGTGAGCCTATCACTTTGGCGTCAAAAGAGCACCGTCCAGCTTACGGGAGTGATGGAGATTACTTCAGCAAGCCCAGCGCCGATGATGTTGTCGAGGCGGTATATAAGATGATGCACGAAGCCGATCCCGTCAATTTTCCAGCCCTCTAA
- a CDS encoding helix-turn-helix transcriptional regulator: protein MENICKNIRVIREIKGLSQEYVSLKLEISQSAYAKMERGETKLTVQRLKDICQILEIDVPQLFRESNLIERLQGLAFDSPRSDKPSTATYNDQVDSLEDEVLLLKEERKRLLRILEQLSRPPAA, encoded by the coding sequence ATGGAAAACATCTGTAAGAACATCCGAGTGATCCGCGAAATAAAGGGTCTTTCTCAAGAGTATGTCAGTCTCAAACTCGAAATATCTCAATCGGCCTATGCCAAGATGGAACGCGGTGAAACCAAACTAACGGTCCAACGCCTTAAGGACATTTGTCAAATACTTGAAATTGATGTCCCCCAACTTTTCCGAGAAAGCAATTTAATCGAACGTCTTCAAGGACTAGCTTTCGATTCACCCCGCTCAGATAAGCCATCTACTGCAACCTACAATGATCAAGTGGATTCCCTAGAAGACGAAGTGCTCCTGCTCAAAGAAGAAAGGAAGAGACTTCTTCGAATCTTGGAGCAGTTGAGTCGGCCACCGGCTGCATGA
- a CDS encoding redoxin domain-containing protein has translation MSDKNGIKFSNRRVGRAVFMCLVCAFLGACSPDGAERVLDQFPTLELSLGDSVVRLPDELPSGGWKGMILVKFDTDCHLCHDKAASMEKERDVLEPFMIVMVSSQPFEKVESFAKQYGWSSQSNILYGSVSEELFYETFQVVGSPTTLLFDKTGKEVYRFDGNPSLKPILPAFFKE, from the coding sequence ATGAGCGATAAAAATGGCATCAAATTCAGTAATAGACGAGTCGGGCGCGCAGTCTTCATGTGTTTGGTGTGTGCGTTCTTGGGGGCCTGTTCTCCCGACGGTGCCGAAAGGGTGCTGGACCAATTTCCAACCCTGGAGTTGAGTCTTGGAGATTCGGTCGTTCGACTTCCTGATGAACTCCCCAGCGGAGGATGGAAAGGTATGATTTTGGTCAAATTTGATACGGACTGCCATCTCTGTCACGACAAAGCCGCCTCAATGGAAAAGGAAAGGGATGTACTTGAGCCCTTCATGATCGTCATGGTTAGTTCACAGCCCTTTGAGAAGGTTGAGTCTTTTGCCAAGCAATATGGCTGGTCGTCTCAATCCAACATCCTCTATGGGTCTGTGTCAGAAGAGCTCTTTTATGAGACGTTTCAAGTGGTAGGGTCGCCAACAACGCTACTTTTTGACAAGACGGGGAAGGAGGTCTACCGTTTTGATGGAAACCCATCGCTAAAGCCTATTCTGCCGGCTTTCTTCAAAGAATAG
- the rplT gene encoding 50S ribosomal protein L20 produces the protein MPRSVNAVASRARRKKVLKQAKGFFGRGKNVHTVAKNKVEKGMQYAYRDRKTKKRNFRALWIQRINAGVREHGMSYSEFMGKVNEKGIELNRKVLADLAMNHPEAFKAIVDQVKK, from the coding sequence ATGCCTAGATCGGTAAATGCGGTGGCTTCCCGCGCGAGACGTAAAAAGGTCTTAAAGCAAGCTAAAGGATTTTTTGGTCGTGGAAAGAACGTCCACACAGTAGCCAAAAACAAAGTTGAAAAAGGTATGCAGTACGCATACCGCGATCGCAAAACCAAGAAGCGCAACTTCCGCGCACTTTGGATCCAACGTATCAACGCTGGTGTTCGCGAGCACGGCATGAGCTATTCAGAGTTCATGGGTAAAGTCAACGAAAAAGGAATCGAATTGAACCGCAAGGTGTTGGCTGATTTGGCCATGAACCACCCTGAAGCATTCAAAGCGATCGTTGACCAAGTGAAAAAGTAA
- the rpmI gene encoding 50S ribosomal protein L35 translates to MPKMKTKSSAKKRFKLTGTGKIKRKHAFKSHILTKKGTKQKRNLTKSGLVHKSDVNSVKEQLNLK, encoded by the coding sequence ATGCCTAAGATGAAGACGAAATCCAGCGCCAAGAAGCGATTCAAGCTGACCGGAACTGGTAAGATCAAGCGCAAGCACGCTTTCAAGAGCCACATCTTGACTAAAAAAGGTACCAAGCAGAAACGCAACCTGACCAAATCAGGATTGGTACACAAGTCAGACGTGAACTCTGTGAAAGAGCAATTGAACTTGAAGTAA
- a CDS encoding translation initiation factor IF-3, with the protein MAIRRRRGRGKPQRRREEDPHKINRKITAEQVRLVGENVEQGVYSLNQALKMAEDQGLDLVEISAKADPPVVRIIDYKKFLYDQKKKQKQIKSNAQKVVVKEIRFGPNTDEHDYEFKLKHARKFLEDGAKLKAFVFFKGRTILFKDKGEILLLRLAQELEDIGKVEQLPKLEGKRMIMFIAPKAAKK; encoded by the coding sequence ATAGCTATTCGTAGAAGAAGAGGAAGAGGTAAACCGCAGCGTCGCCGCGAAGAAGATCCTCATAAAATCAACCGGAAAATCACCGCGGAACAAGTTCGTCTGGTCGGTGAAAATGTAGAACAAGGGGTATATTCTCTGAACCAAGCCTTAAAGATGGCGGAAGATCAGGGTTTAGACTTGGTTGAAATTTCTGCAAAGGCTGATCCTCCAGTTGTTAGAATCATCGACTATAAGAAGTTTCTGTACGATCAAAAGAAGAAGCAGAAGCAGATTAAGTCAAACGCGCAGAAAGTTGTGGTCAAAGAGATTCGGTTCGGCCCGAATACCGATGAGCACGATTACGAGTTTAAACTCAAGCATGCGCGCAAGTTCTTGGAAGACGGTGCTAAGTTGAAGGCTTTTGTATTCTTCAAGGGACGTACCATCCTCTTCAAGGACAAAGGTGAAATCCTTTTATTGCGCCTGGCGCAGGAATTGGAGGACATTGGGAAAGTTGAACAGCTACCGAAGTTGGAAGGAAAACGGATGATCATGTTCATCGCTCCCAAAGCCGCAAAGAAGTAA